In Amia ocellicauda isolate fAmiCal2 chromosome 7, fAmiCal2.hap1, whole genome shotgun sequence, one genomic interval encodes:
- the LOC136753985 gene encoding membrane-associated guanylate kinase, WW and PDZ domain-containing protein 3 produces the protein MSKAAVKKLHWRSKVQESFVPLGGSSGELGVSIGGGADYGEFPFVTLVQGGGASVGDIILEIGGTPVLGMTLGDVRGVLNSCPHPIRIKTVCPGSALCKDLRLYLSKCFTPGSMDSQLQQVIRENLYLRAVPCTTRQPRDGEISGVDYNFVSIEDFFSLEESGALLESGKFKGNYYGTPRPVHIGPESPPITYQEHRNLLRNFRTRSKSLSNLEKPGEEDNSEEDSGLSGGSLGVCSVAPPALSPSQSRDSSGGGGSSLENGGPGLPENWEMAFNDNGEPYYIDHNSKTTSWVDPRAPNREAATKTEKMAVFTDQPSELRGYSIHTRLSKGPRGFGFNIVGGSRPREFLQVYSVTPAGPPALHTADILVYINETCVLGLSHKEVVEMLKAVPVGHSVDVVLRRGYPMLYNPDGCPKLRVDGPLAAQPPPPQPPGAGPDRPASSPPPPRHPHHHRPPPVPAHPPFSSSSSSSSSSQAHSHMLLNGNAYPPPGLAGLDANGNATPAPAPPPYTSAPLALPPPSVASRPLPPASSSFSSSSSSAAPPPPERTAASHGDAQHMAVVMSQRSKDTVCVCVCVCLCVSVCVCVSVCLRVCVCVCVCLCVCVCVCVSACVCVCLSLTSSISLSLSPPRVSLIRNHNNNSLRGGPLQGTEGDPQTAATLTAPPPAAAASKLLLPLPPPSDPGGAAGGGVASGGAVVGGANTRLLKPLPSAPTLKPPSSDPQQPPPPTQQCGFDGCPGNSTNTSPSSPGGGSLLSPGATGPGGGELVPVAVGRSEQGMGFSVTAGGPGGRLALVKRVWDRRQCPSLQPGDAILKINGADVQSLSFAQVHRVLQEHTRQGEVVLLVYRGGPLRSPLSPGASRRITHLRMPPPAPPHATLDSANANLPPSEPALLLSPAGPPDPPGPRPAAPSLSLDPTLTSVVQSTSFLDSVPVTLTLEPRDWLSPEEVVGRGAGAVGGALGQQPDWHNALLSHAVEVELRRRPGEGFGFIIASQDVENGKAASLLPHKFIQIRRGSPAARSERLHAGDRLEGVNGQSVLTLPHRELADIFRRAGNTIRLRIVPRSSTNSSSLSESTELEQDARARKGHRPRPKQDSRFYSVDLDRGPTGFGFSLRGGSEYNMGLYVLGLMEGGPASRSHKIQVSDQLVEINGDSTTGMTHSQAVDQIRRGGNRIHLVLKRGNGYVPDYDREPRGQSPSSAVFPGEQSVDSVEGAVSPDTDRPHHGSRSKVKGSRRRGAEDDEEEEEREEGEKGRGRSRGWWRVRGRRGRRKGGGGVGSLNSLDGSVGGQTEGQGGSSRGQRSRGRGDTQSLPRDALRGSEDSKEEGGDGESRRGRERERRARGRSEGRGSRGGRESGEEEKERQQGEEERERRRSRGGRREQERERERRARGRSEGRESRGGRESREEERERQQGKEERERRRSRGGRREQERERERGKAEQERERRRSRGGRRDQERERERGEAEEESGRRERERERDREREQGKESRPIPSERQPNAPSQPETERPPPETSPFSFLLRADTRSPSPPEPRSAWTREGEGEGSSPGEEEDDTKADEVLEHWSTDPRPGDAPRPGRWITPSRERLLTVLQARPLAGGRGAV, from the exons GCACCACCCGGCAGCCGCGGGACGGGGAGATCTCGGGTGTGGACTACAACTTCGTCTCCATCGAGGACTTCTTCTCCCTGGAGGAGTCCGGGGCGCTTCTGGAGAGCGGCAAGTTCAAAG GCAATTACTACGGGACCCCCCGGCCCGTGCACATCGGCCCTGAGAGCCCCCCCATCACCTACCAGGAGCACCGCAACCTACTCAGGAACTTCAGGACCCGCAGCAAGTCCCTCAGCAACCTGGAGAAGCCTGGAGAGGAGGACAACAGCGAGGAGGACTCGGGCCTGTCAG gggGCTCTCTGGGGGTTTGCAGTGTGGCCCCTCCTGCCTTGTCGCCCAGCCAGTCACGGGACTCCAGTGGAggggggggcagcagtctgGAGAACGGCGGTCCGGGGCTGCCGGAGAACTGGGAGATGGCCTTCAATGATAACGGGGAGCCATACTacattga TCACAACTCCAAGACCACGAGTTGGGTCGACCCACGGGCTCCGAACAGAGAGGCGGCCACCAAGACAGAGA AGATGGCGGTGTTCACAGACCAGCCCAGTGAGCTGAGAGGATACTCCATCCACACCCGTCTGTCCAAGGGCCCCCGCGGCTTCGGCTTCAACATCGTGGGGGGCAGCCGGCCGCGCGAATTCCTGCAGGTCTACAGCGTCACCCCGGCGGGACCCCCAGCCCTGCACACAG CGGACATCCTGGTGTACATCAATGAGACGTGTGTTCTGGGTCTGTCACACAAGGAGGTGGTGGAGATGCTGAAGGCGGTGCCGGTGGGGCACAGCGTGGACGTGGTACTGCGCCGGGGCTACCCCATGCTCTACAACCCTGATGGCTGCCCCAAGCTCCGCGTCGACGGCCCATTGGCGGCCCAGCCacctcccccccaaccccccggCGCCGGCCCGGACCGGCCCGCCTCCTCCCCGCCGCCCCCCCGCCACCCGCACCACCACCGCCCGCCCCCAGTGCCCGCGCATCCCCcgttctcctcttcctcttcctcatcctcctcctctcagGCCCACAGCCACATGCTCCTCAACGGCAACGCCTACCCCCCGCCGGGCCTTGCTGGGCTGGACGCCAATGGCAACGCCACCCCAGCTCCCGCCCCCCCACCCTACACGTCCGCCCCGCTGGCCCTGCCCCCCCCCTCGGTCGCGAGCCGGCCCCTCCCTCcagcctcctcctccttctcctcctcttcctcctccgccGCCCCCCCACCTCCGGAGAGGACGGCCGCCTCCCATGGCGACGCCCAGCACATGGCAGTCGTGATGTCACAGAGGTCAaaagacactgtgtgtgtgtgtgtgtgtgtgtgtctgtgtgtgtctgtctgtgtgtgtgtatctgtgtgtctgcgtgtgtgtgtgtgtgtctgtgtgtgtctgtgtgtgtgtgtgtgtgtctgtgtgtctgcgtgtgtgtgtgtgtgtctctctctcacttcctccatctctctctctctctctccccccagggTGTCTTTGATCcgcaaccacaacaacaactccCTGCGTGGTGGCCCCCTCCAGGGCACTGAGGGGGACCCCCAGACTGCTGCCACCCTGACCGCACCCCCCCCTGCTGCCGCCGCCAGCAAACTGCTcctgcccctgccccccccTTCTGACCCCGGGGGGGCAGCTGGTGGGGGGGTAGCCAGTGGCGGGGCAGTGGTAGGGGGGGCCAACACTAGGCTGCTCAAGCCCTTGCCCTCAGCCCCCACACTGAAACCCCCATCGTCGGACCCGCAGCAGCCGCCCCCCCCAACACAGCAGTGCGGCTTCGATGGTTGCCCCGGAAACAGCACCAACACCAGCCCCAGCAGCCCCGGGGGTGGCAGCCTCCTGTCTCCGGGGGCCACGGGGCCCGGGGGCGGCGAGCTGGTGCCCGTGGCTGTGGGGCGCAGCGAGCAGGGCATGGGCTTCAGCGTGACAGccggggggccagggggccggctGGCGCTGGTGAAGCGGGTGTGGGACCGGAGGCAGTGCCCCTCCCTGCAGCCTGGTGATGCAATCCTGAAGATCAATGGTGCCGACGTGCAGAGCCTCAGCTTCGCGCAGGTGCACAGGGTGCTGCAGGAACACACGCGGCAGGGCGAGGTCGTGCTGCTCGTCTACCGGGGCG GCCCCCTGCGCTCCCCTCTGTCCCCCGGCGCCAGCAGGAGGATCACTCACCTGCGGATGCCCCCCCCCGCACCCCCCCACGCCACCCTGGACAGCGCCAACGCCAACCTGCCCCCCTCGGAGCCAGCCCTCCTGCTCAGCCCCGCCGGCCCCCCCGACCCTCCCGGTCCCCGCCCGGCCGCCCCCTCTCTGAGCCTTGACCCCACGCTGACCTCCGTGGTCCAGAGCACCAGCTTCCTGGACTCGGTGCCAGTGACCTTGACCCTGGAGCCGCGCGACTGGCTGAGCCCCGAGGAAGTGGTCGGGCGGGGGGCTGGGGCGGTGGGGGGGGCCCTGGGGCAGCAGCCGGACTGGCACAATGCCCTGCTGTCCCACGCCGTGGAGGTGGAGTTGCGCAGGAGGCCGGGGGAGGGGTTCGGCTTCATCATCGCCTCGCAGGACGTGGAGAATGGCAAAG CTGCCTCCCTGTTGCCCCACAAGTTTATCCAGATCCGGAGGGGCAGCCCGGCGGCCCGCAGTGAGCGGCTGCACGCAGGTGACCGGCTGGAGGGTGTGAACGGACAGTCGGTCCTCACTCTGCCGCACCGCGAGCTGGCCGACATCTTCCGCCGCGCCGGGAACACCATCCGCCTGCGCATTGTCCCCCGCAGCAGCACCA acTCCTCCAGCCTCTCAGAGTCCACGGAGCTCGAGCAGGATGCCCGGGCGCGGAAGGGTCACAGGCCTCGGCCCAAG CAGGACTCCAGGTTCTACAGTGTGGATCTGGATCGGGGGCCCACGGGCTTCGGGTTCAGCCTCCGGGGGGGCAGCGAGTACAACATGGGCCTCTACGTGCTGGGGCTGATGGAGGGAGGGCCCGCCTCACGCAGCCACAAGATACAG GTCAGTGACCAGCTGGTGGAGATCAATGGCGACAGCACCACGGGGATGACTCACAGCCAGGCCGTGGACCAGATCCGGCGCGGAGGAAACCGGATCCACCTGGTCCTGAAGAGGGGCAACGGATACGTCCCCGATTATG accGTGAGCCCAGAGGACAGTCGCCCTCCTCCGCCGTGTTTCCCGGGGAGCAGAGTGTGGATTCAGTAGAGGGCGCCGTCAGCCCCGACACTGACCGCCCCCACCACGGCAGTAGGTCAAAGGTCAAGGGCAGTCGGCGGAGAGGGGCGGAGgatgacgaggaggaggaggagcgagaggaaggagagaaggggagggggaggagcaGGGGGTGGTGGCGTGTGCgtgggaggagagggagacggAAAGGGGGAGGAGGCGTGGGTTCTCTGAACTCTCTGGATGGGAGTGTTGGGGGGCAGACAGAGGGGCAGGGCGGCAGCAgcaggggtcagaggtcacggGGCAGGGGTGACACTCAGAGTTTACCCCGGGATGCCTTGAGAGGCAGTGAGGACAGcaaggaggagggaggagacgGGGAAagcaggagggggagggagagggagaggcggGCACGGGGCAGGAGCGAAGGAAGGGGGagcaggggagggagggagagtggggaggaggagaaggagaggcaGCAAGGcgaagaggagagggagaggaggaggagcaggggagggagaagggaacaggagagggagagggagcggcGGGCACGGGGCAGGAGTGAGGGAAGGGAGagcaggggagggagggagagcagagaggaggagagggagaggcagcagggcaaagaggagagggagaggaggaggagcaggggagggagaagggaacaggagagggagagggagcgggGCAAGGCAGaacaggagagggagaggaggaggagcaggggaGGCAGGAGGGatcaggagagggagagggagcgggGTGAGGCAGAAGAAGAGagtgggaggagggagagggagagggaacgggacagggagagggagcaggGCAAGGAGAGCAGGCCCATTCCCAGCGAGAGGCAGCCCAACGCGCCATCCCAGCCAGAGACGGAGAGGCCCCCCCCGGAGACCAGCCCCttctccttcctcctccgcGCGGACACACGCTCGCCCTCCCCCCCAGAGCCCCGGAGCGCCTGGACCCGAGAGGGGGAGGGCGAGGGCAGCAGcccaggggaggaggaggatgacaCCAAGGCGGACGAGGTGCTGGAGCACTGGAGCACGGACCCCCGGCCCGGAGACGCCCCCAGGCCCGGGCGCTGGATCACTCCGAGCCGGGAGAGGCTGCTAACCGTCCTGCAGGCCAGGCCGCtggcgggggggcggggggccgTGTGA